AACTTTAAATCGTGTAATTTATTATTAAACAAAATTAAATCTGGTGAGATTACAGGTTATATCAATCCTATTGTAATTTCTGAAGTTTATCATAAACTACTCATATTAAATGTGTCTAGGGAGTATGAAACACCAATCCATAATTCTATAAAAATAATAAAAAATAATCCCGATGTTCTTAATAAAATTGAAGGGCCTAGAAAAGCTGTTCTTGAGATATCTAAAATAGAAGATATTAAAGTTTTGGATATCAATGAAATAATTTTAGAGAACTCTTACTTATTTTTAGATACTCTTTTGATTAATGATGCGATCCATGCGGCCACGTGCAAATACTATGACATTAATAATATTGCCACAAATGACAGCGACTTTGAAAGGGTCGATTTCTTAAAAGTCTGGAAGCCTTGAATATTATTTAACTTCAAACATCAATATCCAAGACCTTTTTTAACTTCGGCCCAGTTTTTTGCTTTCCCCAAATTCATTTCTTTTAAAGACTCGTTTAATTCCTCAATTTCATCTTGCTCAATATCTTCTTCTTTTACCAAGGCGTATTTTATTTCATCGAGTTCTTCCTTTATCAAAACAATCTCATTATATATTTTTTCAAGCAATTCAGACCTTTCAATTGTAGACATAATCTCCCTCTATTAAGTGAGTTTGTCATACTATTTAATTATAACTATTTTCCTTCTTTAGTATGAAATTGAATCTAAAAGTAGTAAAAATATGTATCAGATTATCTTCCAGAAAGCCCTGTGATAATCTGCTCTGCCCTTACTAAAATGTACTGTTTCATAGTCGCGTTCTGGTCGATCATATTTTGATTAATCGCAGTAACTGTTGGTGTTGATAAAAGCAAAAATGATAGTAGCAGTATCACTAAACCTGCATACATGAAGGCGAAATTTACGGACGTTCCTATGTACCTTTTAGATAAGAAATATAATCCTACAGTTGGAACTCCTAAGACTATGGCCATTAATGATATTGCGGGAAATGCGTATATCAAAAAAGATGTGAGTAGCATTATTATACATGCCAAAGAAAGCGGCAATACCCTTTTCTTGTCTTCTCTAATTAGGTGTATCAAGTTTTGAGTGTTGTTCTTGTAATAAAGAAACATCAGGGCATACCCAATGGCTATTGCCATCACAAATATTATTGGGAATCCCTCCAGAGTGTTTGTGAACAAAAACCAGCCGCTTGAAAATTTTAATACTTGAAGTGATGATATTGTAATTACTGAGAGGGTCTTTCTACTCTTCCACCTAATTGATGGGTGGGAATAGCATAGATTTAGCCCAATTACTAGGATGTATATTATAAAGAAATTTAATCCTGAAAGGAGCGCTAGCGCCGTACCTAAAATGGCAAACAATTTGAGCAGTATTATGGATTCTTTTCTTGACATTGTGCCGTTTGCAACTGCCTTCCACCTGATCTTCATTGAGTTGTGTTTGTCTTCTTTTACATCTGTTAGATCATTGAATAGGTATATTGCACCTAATCCAATGCCAAGGCCTGATGCTGCAATTATGCATGTTAAAATGTTGTACTCTCCTCCGGCCATTGCAAAAAGTATTACGCCAAAAAGAAATTGCAAGGTGTTTTTTGGTAGATTTAATGCAGCAGAATTATATATCAGCGCTTCTCTCTTCATGAGTTCTTTCGATATGACAAGTATTTATAAATGATTTGGTTTTAAGTGAGATATTATAATAGTATCTATTCGTTAATTGATAAGGCCTCTCTTAAATAATTCAGTGCTTTTTCTCTCTCAATATCTATGATTGGACGAACAGATTCAAAATCAACATCAAATACTCGGTTATTATTCTTTATGTTAACATCTTTTCTATTGTTTAAGTCAAACTTATCTAGTAAGGTTTCAATTCTTGAATACATTGAAAAATTTTTAACTGTTCTCTCAAATACAATGAAAGGCCTTTCCAATAAAATAGAAAATATAGTGCCGTGATAAGAATCGGTACAAACTAAACTTGCTGAATTAATATAATCTATAAATTCACTTGGTCCTATAATATAAGTTTTTGAGTTTCTAGGGTTATTTAGATTAATGATTTTTAGATTGTTATTTTTTGCAATATCTTTTATTTTTAGTTTTGCATTTTGATTTATATCGCCTATAAAATACGTTAAAAGATAATTGCAACTAGGTTTGTGCTTTGATTTTTTCCCAATTGCTAACCACTTATTTTTAGTAATCATAATTGTTGGGTCAAGTGTAACTATTACATCTTTACCTGTTAATTCTTTAACAATACTAGCTCCATCTTCTTCCCTAACGGAGATCCTATGCATTTCAGAAAGCCACAATCTATAATTCTCAATATAGATTGGAGGTATTCCAGATAATCCAAAGCTGGCCGAATATGCTACTCTTTTGTTTTGGGAGGCAAATGTTAAGAAGTATATAGGCGATCCGTTTGTATAAAACGGATTCCAAATTTGATCACTGCCGGCAATAAAGTAATCATATTTATCATCTAAGTTTTCTGGAATATTACTCTCAGAAAGGATATAATTTGTTTCTTTTATATAATATAATGAAAAGTCTTTAAACGTTTTTATCCTTTTTTCTTGATTTGATTTATTCTTCACCTTATTTAAATAAGTTGAGGTTAATAAAAGAATTTTTTTAAATGCCTTAAGATTTAGTCCACTTCTGCGAACCTTACTTGCCATTGCAATTATCTTTTTGATCCCTTTTGTTTTATTTATTTTTGAATTTTTGGGGGTATGATCAACAAGAATAGTTTCTACAAAAAATCCTAAGGATGAAAAAACTTCTTGTGTGGCATAGTTCTGTAACCTGTTTCCGTAATTTGTATATCCATTTAGTGTTATTATGGCTATTTTTTTCATGTTTATCGACTTTATTAGATATATTTAATAGGATCTATATAATGTTTGATTTACGCAACTTTTTATAAGTGAGATTGAATAACTTAGAGTTTAATCCTACATAGGTACATTTTTCTACCAAACGATCAAATGAAACCTTTTCCAAATCTTTAAAAAATATCTTTCTTTTAGGGCTGTATTTAACTGATTCCTTAGCGGATGAATTAAATGCTATTGCTTTATTAATGTCAACGGCCTTGTAAATAGTTCTTTCTTTAAGTTTATTGAAGATTAGTTCGCCTTTATTGCTATTTATAAAAATAAGTGACGTTCCTCTATCATCGTCCATATCGGGGAGTAGATTTTTTATTCCCCAAAAATCTGCAAGCGTGATGTCACTTTGCCTGTGTAATGTTTTAAAGTTGCATGAATAGCAAGAGGGTCTTAAGCATAAATTGTTTAAGAATGCCTTCATAAATGGATCGTTTCTATGTATCTCTTCGTATTTTAAATCGTTTTCAAATAAAATTGATATGGAAAAGTTTTCCCAGCCTTTTGTTTTTTGTCTAAATGAAATTCTAAGTGGTGGCGCGCCGAAACGTTTTTCTTGGTATGCAATATATTTTTGCAACACAAGTGGAGAGGGGACTCCATGGCAAATGATATCAACAGATAATAAGTTATCGTAATCCTTACCCAAGTAAGACTTCAAACCCGCAATCTGGCATGGAGTTCCAGAGTATAGGACTTCTATTCCTTGTTTAAGAAAATACTCTGCCTCTTTATAGGTATTGCCAACTTTACTTTGAACATATTTTGAACCACGAAATCCTTCGAGATTTTGTTTTTTATCAACATGACTATGTAAGGCCTTAAAATGATTATCAAATCCAGATCCAAAAACAACGCCTTTTTTATCAATTACATATT
This DNA window, taken from Methanofastidiosum sp., encodes the following:
- a CDS encoding Coenzyme F420 hydrogenase/dehydrogenase, beta subunit C-terminal domain; this encodes MLDNKKECVGCHACFNACPQKCITMENDAEGFIYANCNVKECKKCNLCLKVCPIINPVKVQNNPSAYACINKDETIRSQSSSGGLFTLIAEYVIDKKGVVFGSGFDNHFKALHSHVDKKQNLEGFRGSKYVQSKVGNTYKEAEYFLKQGIEVLYSGTPCQIAGLKSYLGKDYDNLLSVDIICHGVPSPLVLQKYIAYQEKRFGAPPLRISFRQKTKGWENFSISILFENDLKYEEIHRNDPFMKAFLNNLCLRPSCYSCNFKTLHRQSDITLADFWGIKNLLPDMDDDRGTSLIFINSNKGELIFNKLKERTIYKAVDINKAIAFNSSAKESVKYSPKRKIFFKDLEKVSFDRLVEKCTYVGLNSKLFNLTYKKLRKSNII
- a CDS encoding UbiA family prenyltransferase, with the protein product MKREALIYNSAALNLPKNTLQFLFGVILFAMAGGEYNILTCIIAASGLGIGLGAIYLFNDLTDVKEDKHNSMKIRWKAVANGTMSRKESIILLKLFAILGTALALLSGLNFFIIYILVIGLNLCYSHPSIRWKSRKTLSVITISSLQVLKFSSGWFLFTNTLEGFPIIFVMAIAIGYALMFLYYKNNTQNLIHLIREDKKRVLPLSLACIIMLLTSFLIYAFPAISLMAIVLGVPTVGLYFLSKRYIGTSVNFAFMYAGLVILLLSFLLLSTPTVTAINQNMIDQNATMKQYILVRAEQIITGLSGR
- a CDS encoding PIN domain-containing protein, with the protein product MKLNEFIEDNIFLDSNIFIYSITSTGNFKSCNLLLNKIKSGEITGYINPIVISEVYHKLLILNVSREYETPIHNSIKIIKNNPDVLNKIEGPRKAVLEISKIEDIKVLDINEIILENSYLFLDTLLINDAIHAATCKYYDINNIATNDSDFERVDFLKVWKP
- a CDS encoding polysaccharide pyruvyl transferase family protein, which produces MKKIAIITLNGYTNYGNRLQNYATQEVFSSLGFFVETILVDHTPKNSKINKTKGIKKIIAMASKVRRSGLNLKAFKKILLLTSTYLNKVKNKSNQEKRIKTFKDFSLYYIKETNYILSESNIPENLDDKYDYFIAGSDQIWNPFYTNGSPIYFLTFASQNKRVAYSASFGLSGIPPIYIENYRLWLSEMHRISVREEDGASIVKELTGKDVIVTLDPTIMITKNKWLAIGKKSKHKPSCNYLLTYFIGDINQNAKLKIKDIAKNNNLKIINLNNPRNSKTYIIGPSEFIDYINSASLVCTDSYHGTIFSILLERPFIVFERTVKNFSMYSRIETLLDKFDLNNRKDVNIKNNNRVFDVDFESVRPIIDIEREKALNYLREALSINE